The sequence ATTATTCTTATCTTTAAAAAGCTAAATAATTCGGCAAAAATGCCAATACTAATACTCCATTTAAAATAACAAGGCTTAACTATGACAACGCAAAATACAGCAGCTGGCTACGGTTTACATCAATCAATTTTGCCCAATGACGATGGTTTATACGGAGAGTTCGGTGGCAAAATCGGTCATCCTGAGCTTGCCAAAGCCATGGCAGAAATCGAAGTAGGCTTCCGTGAAATCATTAAAGACGATGACTTTATCGCTGAGATGAAGCGCTTGCGTGAGACCTATGTTGGTCGTCCAAGTCCTATTTATCATGCGCAGCGTTTGACGGAGCATTGCGGCGGCGCGCAGATTTATTTTAAACGTGAAGATTTAAATCATACGGGCGCGCATAAGATTAATCACTGTTTGGGTGAAGTGTTATTAGCCAAGAAATTAGGCAAAACCAAAGTAATTGCCGAAACGGGTGCGGGGCAACATGGCGTAGCGTTGGCAACGGCTGCGGCATTGATGGGCTTGAAGTGTGAGATTCACATGGGTGTGGTCGATATTAAAAAGGAGCATCCAAACGTCAGTCGTATGAAGATTTTGGGTGCCAATATCGTTCCTGTCTCGCGTGGTGCTGGTACGCTAAAAGAAGCGGTCGATAGCGCCTTTGAGACTTATTTGAGTGAGCTTGATACTAGCATGTTTGCCATTGGCTCGGCATTAGGACCGGCGCCTTATCCTGAAATGGTCAGCTATTTTCAATCGGTGGTTGGTCATGAAGCACGGGCGCAGTTCTTAGCGACGACGGGTAAGCTGCCTAATAAAGTGGTCGCTTGTGTTGGCGGCGGCTCGAATGCTATCGGTATGTTTAGCGGCTTTTTTGATGATAAAGATGTAGAAAAAATAGGCGTGGAACCCGCAGGCGAAGGTCTGGATACTCCTAATCATGCGGCGACGATGTCGCTCGGCGTCAAAGGCGAGATTCATGGTTTTAAATGCTATGTGCTGCTCGATGAAAAAGGCGAGCCAGCTCCCGTACATTCGATTGCTTCTGGTCTAGATTATCCAGGGGTTGGACCACAGCATTCGCATCTGCGAGATTTAAAACTGGCTACTTATGAGTCGGCGACTGATGCTGAATGTCTAGAAGCGTTTATGGCATTGTCGCGCCTTGAAGGTATTATTCCTGCCTTAGAGTCGGCACATGCCATCGCTTATGCGATGAGGGTTGCCAAAAATATGTCAGCGGATGAGACGATTTTGGTTAATTTGTCAGGTCGCGGCGATAAGGATATTGACTTTATTTTGGATAAAGTAAATTTGTAGAAGAAATCAGTGATAAATACAGAAAATACAACATCAATCGAGCAATTAAAAAGTTATCATCGAGGTTTTTTTATCACACGATACTTTTTACGACTAAGCCTTTTATAACTGCGCTTTTATGATGAATTTGTTGATAACAATCATTTCATAACGAGAAGTTCATAAATAGCCATTTTATAAGTAAGGAGCAATCGTCTAACGCTTGATAGGATCACCACATGTCTAACCGCGACCTCATTATTTTTATCACCTTATCCTTTATGTGGTCGCTGTCTTTTATTTTTTATCGTATCGGCGTGCCTGAATTTGGCTCGTTAGCTTTTGCGAGCCTTCGTGTGGTCTTGGCTGGGCTGACCATGCTGGTTTTTGTTTTGATCAGCCCAAAAAATAGAGAGGGCATACGGGATAATTGGAAAGTGTTGACGCTGGTTGGATTATTTTCTGCGGCTATTCCCTTTATCCTGTTTGCCTTTTCAGCGCGCTCGGTAAACGCAGGGGTGTTGGCGGTGCTTAATGCGTCTGTGCCTATGATGAGCGGTTTCATCGCCAGTACCTTTTTTAAAGACAGACTGTCAAAAACACAAATTCTCGGTTTAGTTATCGGTGTTATCGGTGTGATTATTTTGATGAGTGAAAACTTATTTAGTGGTAGCGGGCAGGGCGCTGAGTCAGGTTCAGGGTTACTGCCGATGGGCTACGCACTATTGGCTTGTGTTGGCTATGCCGTCGGTGCCAATATCACCAGAAACTACTTATACAATGTCTCACCAGTCGCTATTACCGCAGGCTCGCTCATCATTGCCAGTGTGATCATGTTGCCGATAGCAGTCTACGAATTCCCATATGGTAAAAGCATTAGCCTTACTGCTTGGGTTTCTGTCATTTGTATTGGCGTGTTTTCAACCGCCATTGCCTTGATTTTTATGAATCAATTGATAAAAAGTATTGGTCCTATGCGCGCAACCAGTATTACCTTAGTGATTCCGATTTTTGCGATTATATTGGGTTACTTATTGCTTGATGAAGCATTGGACACACCTGCGATCATCGGCTCGATGGTGATATTGTTTGGCACTTACTTGTCTTTAGAGTTGTCCATTAAAAAGATGCTCAAATTGTAAAAATCTCGATTGGGTCATCGTTCAACACGCCCTAAGTAGACTTTTGACTGAGAGGTTATGAGTACAGGTTATTGATAAATAATATTATTTTGCTATTTATGTTTTTAAATGATTAAAGCCATTCGCTTAATAGGCTGATAAGAGGCGTTGAATAATGAGTATTATCAATACCGATATCATGCCATATTGATATTTTTGTTGGTCATTTTTCCTTGGAATTATCATGTTTGCCCCCTATAAAGACTACGGCTTATAAATAGCGTATTAAAAAACGAGCGCGCTATTTATTCATTAATAACAAACCAATCATTATGGTTTTATAACAACAAATAAGGCTTTTTATGGCACACGATAATTTATTTGAACCCGTAGAAATGGGTACGCAAACCCTAAAAAACCGCATCATCATGGCACCGTTGACACGTCTGCGTTCGATCGAACCTGGTGATGTACCGACGGCACTTGCTGGAGAGTATTATTCACAGCGTGCGAGTGCTGGGCTTGTTATTACTGAAGCGACGCAGGTATCTTTTCAGGCAAAGGGCTATGCTGGCGCGCCGGGTATCCATACCCAAGATCAAATCACTGCGTGGAAAACCATCGTTGATAATGTCCATGCCAAAGGTGGCAAAATTGTCGTACAGCTATGGCACACAGGATTGGTCGCGCATGAAAGCGTGCAGCCTGATGGCAAAGCGCCGATCTCAGCGTCTGATGTGCATGTCGGTGTGCGTACGTCATTGCGTGATAGCAATAACCACGCCATTCGCGTTGAAGCGACCACGCCACGTCCAGCGACACTTGATGAGATTAAGCAAGTCATCGCTGATTTTGCCCAAGCGACCAAAAATGCTAAAGAAGCAGGCTTTGATGGGGTAGAGATTCATGGTGCACACGGTTATCTATTGCATCAGTTTTGGGTTGAGCAAACCAATCAGCGTGATGATGAGTATGGCGGTAGCCGTGAGAATCGTGCGCGTCTGACTCTTGATGTCATCGATGCTTGTGTTGATGCGTGGGATGCTGATCATGTGGGTATTCGTATCTCGCCACTTGGCACGTTTAACAATGTAGAAGCAGGCTACAACGAAGACGAAAACATCTGGCTAGTTGAACAGATCAACAAGCGTGGTCTGATGTATTTGCATCTCTCTGAGCCTGATTGGGCAGGTGGTACGCCTTATAGTGATGCATTCCGTCAGCGTGTCCGTGATGCTTTTGATAATATGATTATTGCTGCTGGTGGCTATACTGCTGAAAAAGCGGAGAAAAACATCAAAGATGGCTATATCGATGCGGTTGCTTTTGGCCGTGATTATATCGCCAATCCTGATTTGGTTGAGCGTATCCGAGAAGGGGCGGCGCTCAATGAGCAGCATCCAGAGAGTTTTTATGGTGGTGGCAATGAAGGCTATACCGATTATCCGTTCCTGAATCAAGCATAATGGATGATCAGCTGCCCTTATGATTAGCTAACCTTAAGGTGTGTTAAAAATACCCTCACCGTTAGCCGATACATAAGTACATAATAAAAAGCCACCTGACGGTCTGCGTCAGGTGGCTTTTTGATGCCTGTATTTTAACTATTTAACAAAGTTGCCCGTTTGGTAATCCCGAAACGTTTGGCGGAGCTCTTCTTGGGTGTTCATTACAAAGGGTCCATAACCTGCGACTGGTTCGCCGATAGGTTCGCCGCTCAATAGTAAAAGCTTGACTGGTGCTTGCTCGCCATTTTCGGTAGCAGGATAATGCAGCTCAATGGCATCAGTAGTCAGTCTTTGCTCAGCTTGCCCATCAGTGCGGTGCTGAGTTGGCGCATCAAATTGAATCAAATTGCCAGCACTGACTGACGTACCATTGACCAGTAGCTCACCTTCTTGTACCAGCAGTAGCGTATTGTGGGTGTTGGGCACTTTTAGCGTCGTCGCGCCCGCAGTATGCAGTTCAATATCCCATAAGTTAATCGGAGTAAAAGTATTTGCCGCGCCTGTGATTTCTTGCCACGCACCAGCAATGATAGCCGCCTTACCAATCGTCATTTGGTGGTCAGGGTTGCTGCTGTCGATTAACTCAACGATAGGCAGATCTGCCCGTTTGATGCTTTGATAGTTTGGGTCGGTTAGTTTGTGCGCACTTGGCAAGTTAACCCACAGTTGCACCATACTAAAGACGCCACCGCGTTGACCGAAAGCTTCGGAATGAAACTCTTCGTGCATGATGCCACGACCTGCGGTCATCCATTGCACATCGCCTTTTTGAATAATCCCTTGCCCGCCTACTGAATCGGCATGACTGATTTCACCTTCGTAGGCGATAGTGACGGTTTCAAAGCCTTTGTGTGGATGCTGTCCGACCCCATGCGGCTGTGTTTTATAATTGGGGTTCGGATCAAAGGTCGTTGGTTTGCCATAATCGAATAACAAAAACGGGTCGGTATGGCTATAATTAAAATGAGGATTATCGTCAAGATGGTTGATTAAGGTCTTTACATAGAAACCGTCACCTACCCAGTGCGGCGCTTTATCACCATGAATATTTTTAATAGGACGCATTTATTACCTCGTCAGACGAAACATGTTTTTTAATAAAAAAGTTCTGTTAAGTTACGCTACATTTATAGCTACCTATATTGTGTTTATTTTAATAATTTATCAAGGGCTAATGTCGATAAAAGGCAACTTAAGTAGAATAAAAATAGTGATATCTCATTAGGGGGTGGTGGGCATTTAGCCATGGCGCTGTTTATAAGTGCTGTTTATAAGCGCTATCTGCAAGCACTGCCGATAAGTACTGTTTATGATTAAACAATGCTACATCGTTATGATTAAATGAGGTTAAACCACTTCACCGCAGACAAAGCCACTGGCCCATGCCCATTGGAAGTTATAACCGCCAAGCCAACCAGTAACGTCCAGCACTTCACCGATAAAGTATAAGCCCTCCTGCATGTTGCTTTGCATGGTCTTTGAGGAGACTTCATCAGTTTTTACGCCGCCGCGGGTCACCTCAGCGGTACGATAGCCTTCTGTACCAGAGGGTTTGAGCTGCCAGCCATTCAAAGTCGCGCCAAGCTCCGTCAGCCGCTCATCTTTAATATTGGCAAGTTCGGTGTCTTTGATATCGTCCCAAAGGTGCATTTGTAGCGCGGCAAGCAGTTTTTTTGGTAGCTTATTACTGTCATCGCCACTATCGGTATAATCCGCGACGACCGTTCGAATCAGTTGCTTTGGGTGCGATTTTTTGTGCGCAAGGAGCAGCGCTGTCATGTCGATATTTGGCAGCAGGTTGATACTAATGGTCTCGCCAGTGTGCCAATAG is a genomic window of Psychrobacter cibarius containing:
- the trpB gene encoding tryptophan synthase subunit beta, which translates into the protein MTTQNTAAGYGLHQSILPNDDGLYGEFGGKIGHPELAKAMAEIEVGFREIIKDDDFIAEMKRLRETYVGRPSPIYHAQRLTEHCGGAQIYFKREDLNHTGAHKINHCLGEVLLAKKLGKTKVIAETGAGQHGVALATAAALMGLKCEIHMGVVDIKKEHPNVSRMKILGANIVPVSRGAGTLKEAVDSAFETYLSELDTSMFAIGSALGPAPYPEMVSYFQSVVGHEARAQFLATTGKLPNKVVACVGGGSNAIGMFSGFFDDKDVEKIGVEPAGEGLDTPNHAATMSLGVKGEIHGFKCYVLLDEKGEPAPVHSIASGLDYPGVGPQHSHLRDLKLATYESATDAECLEAFMALSRLEGIIPALESAHAIAYAMRVAKNMSADETILVNLSGRGDKDIDFILDKVNL
- a CDS encoding DMT family transporter → MSNRDLIIFITLSFMWSLSFIFYRIGVPEFGSLAFASLRVVLAGLTMLVFVLISPKNREGIRDNWKVLTLVGLFSAAIPFILFAFSARSVNAGVLAVLNASVPMMSGFIASTFFKDRLSKTQILGLVIGVIGVIILMSENLFSGSGQGAESGSGLLPMGYALLACVGYAVGANITRNYLYNVSPVAITAGSLIIASVIMLPIAVYEFPYGKSISLTAWVSVICIGVFSTAIALIFMNQLIKSIGPMRATSITLVIPIFAIILGYLLLDEALDTPAIIGSMVILFGTYLSLELSIKKMLKL
- a CDS encoding alkene reductase — protein: MAHDNLFEPVEMGTQTLKNRIIMAPLTRLRSIEPGDVPTALAGEYYSQRASAGLVITEATQVSFQAKGYAGAPGIHTQDQITAWKTIVDNVHAKGGKIVVQLWHTGLVAHESVQPDGKAPISASDVHVGVRTSLRDSNNHAIRVEATTPRPATLDEIKQVIADFAQATKNAKEAGFDGVEIHGAHGYLLHQFWVEQTNQRDDEYGGSRENRARLTLDVIDACVDAWDADHVGIRISPLGTFNNVEAGYNEDENIWLVEQINKRGLMYLHLSEPDWAGGTPYSDAFRQRVRDAFDNMIIAAGGYTAEKAEKNIKDGYIDAVAFGRDYIANPDLVERIREGAALNEQHPESFYGGGNEGYTDYPFLNQA
- a CDS encoding pirin family protein, which translates into the protein MRPIKNIHGDKAPHWVGDGFYVKTLINHLDDNPHFNYSHTDPFLLFDYGKPTTFDPNPNYKTQPHGVGQHPHKGFETVTIAYEGEISHADSVGGQGIIQKGDVQWMTAGRGIMHEEFHSEAFGQRGGVFSMVQLWVNLPSAHKLTDPNYQSIKRADLPIVELIDSSNPDHQMTIGKAAIIAGAWQEITGAANTFTPINLWDIELHTAGATTLKVPNTHNTLLLVQEGELLVNGTSVSAGNLIQFDAPTQHRTDGQAEQRLTTDAIELHYPATENGEQAPVKLLLLSGEPIGEPVAGYGPFVMNTQEELRQTFRDYQTGNFVK